Proteins co-encoded in one Candidatus Thiodictyon syntrophicum genomic window:
- a CDS encoding VIT domain-containing protein: protein MHRVLLPIIVCLGLLSGPVPAADCDGCDRSLAPRLWIPDGDPALDQLPLKSSHAEIRIDGPIAQVRVTQRYGNAGTRPINARYVFPGSTRAAVHGLTMRIGERVIWAEIKEKGEAARTFQEAAAQGKRTALLDQQRPNVFAMDVANIMPGDALELTLDYSELLTPEQGVYELVYPTVVGPRYGGDPLRDPGAETSQGQSDAKWIGNPYAQTDQEGRNPAAIATGITVTLASPVPIRDLRVVQHKVTTRWDSDRAAHVALDPAETEAGNRDFVLRFRLAGDQVLSGLMTYTREAEHYFLLMAQPPQRVAPAQIMRREFLFVVDVSGSMNGFPLQTAGALMARLLAGLRPQETFNILFFSGGSDVLSPTPLAATPENIRHAVAVLNSRQGGGGTELGAALERAFAMPRTPDLARSVVVVTDGFISAERGVYDLIRLNLNDSNLFAFGIGSSVNRFLIESMAQAGAGEPFVVTDSAAALEVGERFRRYVDAPLLSGIRVQGQGVELYDLEPREIPVMLAERPIVVLGKYRAAGPDARLEVTGRTAEGEYSTALPLAEATSGEDAGLLPVLWARQRLVRLSDQAGEGVEANRDAILSLGLRYGLLTRYTSFVGVDEVIANPQGGARTVQQPLPLPQGVSALALAPNPMPEPEAVWLALLLFLVPFLNRVLNRGLNRKGPAAAGSARGLRHGRC, encoded by the coding sequence ATGCACCGCGTTCTGCTTCCCATCATCGTCTGTCTGGGCCTGCTGTCCGGCCCCGTCCCGGCCGCGGACTGCGACGGCTGCGACCGCAGCCTGGCGCCCCGGCTCTGGATCCCGGACGGCGACCCGGCCCTGGACCAGTTGCCGCTGAAGTCCAGCCACGCCGAGATCCGCATCGACGGCCCCATCGCCCAGGTCCGCGTGACCCAGCGCTATGGCAACGCCGGTACCCGGCCCATCAACGCCCGCTACGTCTTCCCCGGCTCCACCCGCGCCGCGGTGCATGGCCTCACCATGCGCATCGGCGAACGGGTGATCTGGGCCGAGATCAAGGAGAAAGGCGAGGCGGCCCGGACCTTCCAGGAGGCCGCCGCCCAGGGCAAGCGGACCGCGCTGCTGGACCAGCAGAGGCCCAACGTGTTCGCCATGGACGTGGCCAACATCATGCCGGGCGATGCGCTGGAACTGACCCTGGACTACAGCGAACTGCTGACCCCGGAGCAGGGCGTCTATGAGCTGGTCTATCCGACCGTGGTCGGGCCGCGCTACGGCGGCGACCCGCTCCGCGACCCGGGCGCGGAAACCAGCCAGGGCCAGTCGGACGCCAAGTGGATCGGCAACCCCTATGCGCAGACCGACCAGGAGGGCCGCAATCCCGCCGCCATCGCCACCGGGATCACGGTGACCCTGGCGAGCCCGGTGCCGATCCGCGACCTGCGCGTGGTGCAGCACAAGGTGACGACGCGCTGGGACAGCGACCGCGCGGCGCACGTCGCCCTGGACCCGGCCGAGACCGAGGCCGGGAATCGGGACTTCGTGCTGCGCTTCCGCCTGGCGGGCGACCAGGTGCTCTCCGGCCTCATGACCTACACCCGCGAGGCTGAGCACTACTTCCTGCTGATGGCCCAGCCGCCCCAGCGCGTCGCGCCGGCGCAGATCATGCGACGCGAGTTTCTCTTCGTGGTGGATGTCTCGGGCTCCATGAACGGCTTCCCACTGCAGACAGCGGGCGCCCTGATGGCCCGTCTGCTCGCCGGGCTGCGCCCGCAGGAGACCTTCAACATCCTGTTCTTCTCGGGGGGCTCAGACGTACTCTCGCCCACGCCGCTGGCCGCCACCCCGGAGAACATCCGCCACGCCGTCGCGGTGCTGAACAGCCGGCAGGGCGGCGGCGGCACTGAACTCGGTGCGGCCCTGGAGCGTGCCTTCGCGATGCCGCGCACCCCGGACCTGGCGCGCAGTGTCGTGGTGGTGACCGACGGCTTCATCAGCGCCGAGCGCGGCGTCTACGACCTGATCCGCCTCAACCTGAACGACAGCAACCTGTTCGCCTTCGGCATCGGCAGCTCGGTGAACCGCTTCCTGATCGAGTCCATGGCCCAGGCCGGGGCCGGCGAGCCCTTCGTGGTCACCGACTCCGCCGCGGCCCTGGAGGTCGGCGAGCGCTTCCGTCGCTACGTCGATGCGCCGCTCCTGAGCGGCATCCGAGTCCAGGGACAGGGGGTGGAACTCTATGATCTGGAACCCCGGGAGATCCCGGTGATGCTCGCGGAGCGCCCCATCGTGGTGCTCGGCAAATACCGCGCCGCCGGTCCGGATGCCCGCCTGGAAGTGACCGGGCGCACCGCGGAGGGCGAATACAGCACCGCCTTACCGCTCGCCGAGGCCACCAGCGGGGAGGATGCGGGCCTGCTGCCGGTGCTCTGGGCCAGACAGCGGCTGGTGCGCCTGTCGGACCAGGCGGGCGAGGGCGTGGAGGCGAACCGGGACGCGATCCTGAGCCTGGGCCTGCGCTACGGCCTCCTGACCCGCTACACCTCCTTCGTCGGCGTCGATGAGGTGATCGCCAACCCGCAGGGCGGCGCCCGCACCGTCCAACAACCCCTGCCGCTGCCCCAGGGGGTCTCGGCACTGGCCCTGGCGCCGAACCCCATGCCGGAGCCGGAGGCGGTCTGGCTGGCGCTGCTGCTGTTCCTCGTCCCCTTCCTGAACCGGGTCCTGAATCGGGGCCTGAACCGGAAGGGGCCGGCGGCGGCCGGGTCCGCCCGGGGGCTGCGCCATGGCCGGTGCTGA